The proteins below are encoded in one region of Silene latifolia isolate original U9 population chromosome 2, ASM4854445v1, whole genome shotgun sequence:
- the LOC141639273 gene encoding uncharacterized protein LOC141639273 produces MLPEGNELPTNTYRCKKVLCPLATNYQKIHACPNDCILYRKDYCDLDECPRCKKSRYKLNEGRKKGGPAKTLWYLSIIPWFKRLFANPKDAEYMLWHDKGRKKDGKLRHVADAPQWRTIDRDFPEFASEPRNLRLGLCTDGINPFGTLSTQHSTWPIILIIYNLPPWLTTKSKYILLTMLISGPKQPGNDIDVYLEPLIEDLKMLWNVGVEVFDAASGSKLQMRPMLYCTINDFPAYGNLSGYRLKTDKGCPVCGDDTESEWLEHSGKHVYMCHRRGLDPGHAYRKRKKAFYGKTEHRSAPLVLSGKEYHARVKNIITEFGKPYKPPPNGVYHTKKSIFWDLPYWEHLSVRHCIDVMHVEKNVFDSIIGTLLNMPNKTKDGVKARHDMVARGRFEVNPIQKGKRTYLPPICTTLSKNEKKVLCESLKGVKVPHGYSSNISSLVSMKDLKLVGLKSHDCHVLLTQLLPIAIRSILPKHVRQVITKLCKFFNAINAKDIDPDSLDDLQADVVVTLCELEMYFPISFFDIMVHLIVHLVREIKLCGPVFQRSMWPMEREMGTYKRRMKNRYRPEGSIIEATVASETLGFCQDYLNNVQPLGLPTSRHEGRLQGKGTLGKKGHYR; encoded by the coding sequence ATGTTGCCGGAAGGTAATGAGCTTCCCACTAACACTTATCGATGTAAGAAAGTGCTATGTCCCCTCGCTACGAATTACCAAAAGATCCATGCGTGCCCGAATGACTGCATTTTGTACCGTAAAGACTACTGCGACTTAGATGAGTGCCCACGATGTAAGAAGTCAAGGTATAAGCTTAACGAAGGTCGTAAAAAAGGGGGTCCGGCCAAGACCTTATGGTATTTATCAATAATACCATGGTTTAAGCGTTTGTTTGCAAATCCGAAGGATGCAGAGTATATGTTATGGCATGACAAAGGGAGGAAAAAAGATGGCAAGTTACGACATGTCGCTGATGCTCCTCAGTGGAGGACAATCGATAGAGATTTCCCAGAATTTGCTAGTGAACCTAGAAATTTAAGATTAGGGCTTTGCACGGACGGAATTAATCCTTTCGGAACTCTAAGtacccaacatagtacttggccaatAATTTTGATAATTTACAATCTCCCTCCTTGGCTTACTACAAAGAGCAAATACATTTTATTGACCATGTTAATATCAGGTCCTAAACAACCGGGTAATGACATTGACGTGTATCTAGAGCCACTGATAGAGGATTTAAAAATGTTGTGGAATGTTGGAGTAGAGGTGTTTGATGCAGCTAGCGGTTCAAAACTTCAAATGCGTCCTATGTTGTACTGCACTATCAATGACTTCCCTGCGTATGGTAACCTCTCGGGTTATAGGCTGAAGACCGATAAGGGTTGTCCTGTATGTGGTGATGACACCGAGTCTGAATGGTTGGAGCACTCTGGGAAACATGTGTACATGTGTCATCGTCGAGGGCTTGACCCGGGCCATGCATATCGTAAGAGGAAGAAGGCATTCTATGGTAAAACTGAACACCGGTCAGCCCCTTTAGTTCTAAGTGGAAAAGAGTATCACGCACGGGTTAAAAACATTATTACAGAGTTTGGAAAACCATACAAACCTCCACCAAACGGTGTATATCACACAAAGAAGTCCATATTTTGGGACCTACCTTATTGGGAGCATTTGTCGGTTAGGCATTGTATTGACGTCATGCATGTAGAAAAGAACGTGTTTGATAGTATTATTGGCACTTTGTTGAATATGCCTAATAAAACTAAAGATGGTGTCAAAGCGAGACATGACATGGTTGCTAGGGGTCGTTTCGAGGTAAATCCAATTCAGAAGGGGAAGCGTACCTACTTACCCCCAATTTGCACGACTTTGTCCAAAAATGAGAAGAAAGTGCTTTGTGAATCTTTAAAGGGAGTGAAGGTGCCACATGGATATTCCTCCAACATAAGTAGCCTTGTTTCAATGAAGGATTTGAAGTTAGTGGGATTGAAATCTCATGATTGCCATGTTTTGTTAACCCAGCTATTGCCTATAGCTATTCGATCTATTTTGCCTAAGCATGTCAGACAAGTCATCACAAAGCTTTGTAAATTCTTTAATGCAATAAACGCGAAAGACATTGATCCAGATTCTTTGGATGATTTACAAGCCGATGTTGTTGTGACACTTTGTGAGCTTGAAATGTACTTTCCAATTAGTTTCTTTGACATTATGGTTCACTTAATTGTTCACCTGGTGCGAGAGATAAAACTTTGTGGACCGGTATTTCAGAGAAGCATGTGGCCGATGGAGCGAGAGATGGGTACCTATAAGAGACGAATGAAGAATCGATATCGTCCTGAAGGCAGTATTATTGAAGCAACGGTAGCTTCTGAGACACTTGGATTTTGCCAAGATTATTTGAATAATGTGCAACCTCTTGGACTTCCTACATCTCGACATGAAGGAAGACTTCAAGGGAAGGGTACTTTGGGAAAAAAAGGTCATTACCGTTGA